The Streptococcus sp. 29896 genome includes a region encoding these proteins:
- a CDS encoding CpsB/CapC family capsule biosynthesis tyrosine phosphatase: MLDIHSHIIFGVDDGPKTPEESLALLQEAYRQGVRGIVATSHRRKGMFETPEETIWQNFRQVQELAKQVADDLFIYYGAEIYYSREYLNKLEKKEIPGYASSDAVLVEFSTNTPLKVIQEAVRELLAMGKTPVLAHIERYEALEGEFEKIQSLIDQGAYMQINSSSVLKAKMFGDRHKAFKKRAKQFLDQDLVHFVASDMHNLSSRPPYMQEAYELISQRYGQDYAKDLFMNNPLDLLKNKL; the protein is encoded by the coding sequence ATGCTAGATATACATTCTCACATCATCTTTGGGGTGGATGATGGACCAAAGACGCCAGAGGAAAGTTTGGCTTTATTACAAGAAGCCTATCGCCAGGGTGTCAGAGGAATCGTTGCGACTTCGCACCGGCGAAAAGGAATGTTTGAAACGCCAGAAGAAACCATCTGGCAAAACTTCCGCCAGGTGCAAGAGTTAGCCAAACAAGTAGCAGATGACCTATTTATCTACTATGGAGCAGAGATTTATTATAGTCGAGAATACTTAAATAAACTCGAAAAAAAAGAAATACCAGGCTATGCCAGCTCAGATGCAGTTTTAGTTGAATTTTCAACCAACACACCTTTAAAGGTCATTCAAGAAGCAGTTCGAGAATTACTGGCAATGGGTAAGACACCTGTTCTTGCTCACATCGAACGATACGAGGCTTTAGAGGGAGAATTTGAAAAAATTCAATCCCTCATTGACCAAGGAGCCTATATGCAAATTAATAGTTCCAGTGTCTTGAAAGCCAAAATGTTTGGAGACCGTCATAAGGCCTTTAAAAAACGTGCCAAGCAATTTTTAGATCAGGATTTGGTCCATTTTGTTGCCTCTGATATGCACAACCTATCTTCACGGCCACCTTATATGCAAGAGGCCTATGAATTAATCAGCCAGCGTTATGGCCAAGACTATGCCAAGGATTTGTTTATGAACAATCCCTTGGATTTATTGAAAAATAAGTTGTAA